The nucleotide window GTAAATTTGGCGAGGTTCTTGTAAGGGCCAATATCCCTTAAAATAGAGCCTTCAATTTCAAAAATTCCATAAGGATCATGGTGCCTTATCTCCCTTTGAGCTGGAATTCTTCCTTTCCTAATAGAACTGCCATCTATCTCAAAGCTTCCTGATCTTAGCAGTAAGTTGGCAGATTTTGACAGGTTGCTGGATTTTTCTAGATCCAATGCTCGCGATGTCCTTGATAATCTTAAGAAAATACAGATCAAGAAATTCAATATTTTCTCAGATAACTTGTTCGGATGGTACTTTCCAGCATTCTGGTCTGTTAAATTTATGGTTGAAGAAGGTTCTCTGAATAGCCTGAGTACATTTTCCACATCTGTGTTCtggagaagggaaaaaaaaaaacatagtcaTAAACTAAAATATTGACTCTATAAAATTGGAACACAGACATGTATTTCAAGCATTCCAGATTGCAATAGCAGAAAATTATTCAAAGAACAGTGAGAACCACTGTTACATGTAAGAATTTTCTTTTATCATGAATCTCTAAAAAAATACCATCAAGTAAACaaattttaaactctttgtgacaGAATATTACAATTCTGTGATGATTTTTACGAAGGTAAGACTTGCCACCCACTTATTTAAATCAAGTTAACAGAAACTCTGACTGTTAGTGAGAATTATGGCTCAATTTCTGTTCTTATTTAGGAAATAGATAGAGCACGATAGTAAATATTGATCAACTAGCTTTATGTATATACAAGCATCCTTCTAAGTGTAAACCATAATTAAAACAATATAACATGTTCATGACAACAATCTTTTCCATATATTATGTTTCTCCTTTTTTGGTCATAAGATAGTAATATCATAGATCAAAAATTGAAACTAAAACAATACAGTGTAATGCAAAAAAACTAGACTTACTTGGTTTGTTGGATACTTTCCTGGCAACTTAATTGAGGATGCCTTCTCTGTCCTTCCATTTTTCCTTGAAGCCCTCTCTTTAATTTCCACCGTGCTTTGGTTTTCATTATGGTTGTCAGACCTATTTAAGCTTCCAACATTTCCTTTCTTGACGAAACCATTAACTAAATAGTCTCCTTTTATTGCCTGGTTTATAAAGAACAAAGGTTTGGTTTCTAGTGCTATCTTTCGTGATAATTTGTCATTAGGCACATCCAAATTGGTATCCGACATATTGCTTGGAGGTTCAATTACATTCCTGTTTGCATGCCTATATTCATAAACTTTAGGGGTCTCTTCTTCGTGAGCTTCTCGCATGTTTGATAGGCTTTCTTGAGCTTTACTTATTTCATGTTCAAGTCGAACTATCTCCTCTTCCACCATGACAACTTCTGCCAGAAGTTCCTTTGTCTGTGCAAAGTCAAATAAGGAGTTCTCAGCAGCCAAataatttgatatatttatatTCCTCTTAAGTGGAAAAAGAATCAACAGCTTATAATTGCTATTTAAACAAGTTAACAGTAGTCAAATGTTGAGCTTGGAAGGAAGATGTACCCTTCTTGGAAGGAAACTTGGGATCTGAAGGGTTGATTGAGTTTTTGGTGGAAGCATAGCATGCTCCAAAACTTCGTGCAttttctcttcatttcggagcatCCTCTGCAGTTCAGCCACCTGGAAATCAAACCAGTCATCTTCAACACAATGAATCCCAAACTCTGAgcaaatcattttaatagcacaCTGTCTTACTGGTTGGACATATACTATAGTAGAGACAGCATCAGAGAAACtaaagaaaagaagggaagagcacACCAATTCCTTAGCCCCTTGGTTGGAACAgggagaaaataaatatttgatttaaattatccctCCTCTCTAATTTTTTCCAACTTAAGGGAGAAAGAAAAACATGatctcaagaagaaaaaaagacaTTTTTTGTTTACTTTCCCACTCAATTCTTTGTCGTTTTATCctctgtttcttttctttttgccccAATGCTTGATATAGACAAAGTACAATAAGAACGGAGTCCTAAGTGTTGTTCTATTAGCTTCTACCCTAAAAGGACCTCTTTTTGTATGTGTGCGCTATTAGGAACTCACCTCCTTTTCAAGCTCTAACCTTCGATGTTGGATACTGTTGCTCTGCTTTCCCTGCATGTAGACGAAATGGACGAATCAAACAGTGCTTAGATTCGTGGCCACTGAACCACAGAACGCTTACCACGGCATGGGCAGCAAGGACTGCGACACGACCGTCGTCGCCGAACGCCATGAGGTGGTTGCAGCAGGGAGAGCCACAACTTGGGCCGAGTGCAGCATCCCGAACTGCCACTTAAAGAGGGCAGCGGGCGGTGGCGCTGTTGGTGGATGGTGTTCTGGTAGGAGGAGGCTTGTAGCTCAAGGAAGAAGAGTGGAGTCGGGCGTTCACTGGAAGATGGAAGGGAGCTTTCGAGGAGGTTGGCCTCCGAGGCTTCTTTGCTTCGCTTATAATGTCAGCTTTGCGGAGGTTTGGCTTCTCGTCACCATTCAGAGGCATGATTTTAATTGGGCTTTAATTGGGCTTTAGTTAGCGGATAAAAATCTTGGGTTCTCGAATGTTCTACGGACTCCGCCCCGTCTCTTCCCCCATGCCCTCAAAACCCCTCCCTATTAAACCTGAAACCCTCCTCTCTTCTCCCAACCTTATCCTAAGGGCTTCCTCTTTCTCAGCGAGCTTCGCTCTCCTATCTCCTCTTCGAAATGGCTTCCGCCAACGCTATCTCCACCGCCTCCATCCTCCGCTCCGCGTCCCCCCGCCAGGTTCCCAATCTTTCCCCTCGTCGTAGGGCGCAACGAACCCAGTCTCTTGGTGTTTCGGGGCTGATCTGGGGAGATGATTCTGTTCTTTTGACTgagatttattttgttttttggtGGAATAGGAGAGCCTGGGAAGGAGAGTAAGCCAGAGGCATGGGCATGGGTACGAAggccgccggaagctcgtcgtgcGGGCCATGGCTAAGGACATTGCCTTCGATCAGAATTCCAGGTCGTCGCTCCAGGCCGGCGTCGAGAAGCTCGCCAATGCTGTCGGTGTTACCCTCGGCCCTAGAGGTGCTCGGTGAACCTCCCTTTAATTCCTTTGCTATGGGTTCTTTGAGTTATTTGAGGTTTTGTGGTTATAATCCGTCGTGGTTTTTGCGTCTGACGCCCTGAGTGCTATGAGACTCGTCAGCTTGAGGAATTAAGTGTTATTGTTCGTTAATATATGTGTATACCTGTATACGTTAGGGATTGGTCCTTTAAGGGAAAAAGGCTTCATTTTCTAGCTGTTACATGCATTTGCCATTATTTCTGACATGACTTTTAAAGCGCCATGTTTTCATAGTTCACTAGTTGTTTTACTGTGGCTTCTGATATCTGTTAGTGAAATTTGTAGTAAAAAGAACAACTAAAAGTTTGAGGTTTTGTTTGTTGATTGCGTTTTTTTTTGCGGATACCTGTGTGGTTGGAGCTTTTCGGTTATATCTAAGTTTAACATCGGATAATGATTTCAGGGAGGAATGTCGTGTTGGATGAGTATGGGGCTCCAAAAGTGGTCAATGATGGGGTAACTATTGCTCGTGCCATTGAGCTCGCAGATCCAATGGAGAATGCTGGTGCAGCATTGATTCGTGAGGTATTCAAATTGTTATCTGGATGCATATCTTAGTATGTAAAATAGCTTCTTTGTGTACTTGAGATCCTTGTATAAAGACAGGGTATGGAATGtaaattatgtttttcttttaaatGTAAGGTTGCTAGCAAGACAAATGACTCAGCTGGAGATGGCACCACAACTGCATCAGTTCTTGCACGTGAAATTATTAAGTTaggtttgttgagtgttacttctGGTGCAAATCCTGTCTCCATCAAGAAAGGAATTGATAAGACTGTTAGTGGTCTGGTGGAAGAGCTTGAGAAGAAAGCCCGGCCTGTAAAAGGACGAAATGACATCAAAGGTCATATTTTTGCTTGTGTGCATCTTGTTTCTCCATGTTAATATTCTTTATTCTTTGCTTTTATCTACACCTTTGTGAAGCTGTTGCTCATATCAATTAGAAGGATTAAACACTGTTAAAGTTTTATAgattctctcttttttctttagtATGATTGTTCATTGAAGATATATTATTTGCTGTTGTAGCCATTGCAACGATCTCTGCCGGTAACGATGAATTTATAGGAACCATGATTGCTGATGCTATTGATAAAGTCGGTCCAGATGGTGTTCTTTCTATTGAGTCGTCATCATCGTTTGAGACCACAGTTGATGTGGAAGAAGGGATGGAGGTTagtttaattattaaatattgtggaccttcttctcttctttttggtgTGTTGAGGCCTGAAGTTTTGTGCAAGATTTGAAGCCTTTAATTCCTGCTTTTGTTTTGTGCAGATTGACCGAGGCTACATCTCGCCGCAGTTTGTGACAAATCCTGAGAAGTTACTTGTTGAGTTTGAAGATGCAAAAGTTCTAGTGACTGATCAGAAGATTTCAACAATAAAGGAGATTATACCTTTGCTGGAGAAAACCACCCAACTGAGAACCCCTCTTCTCATTATTGCCGAAGATGTTACTGGTGAGGCTTTGGCAACTCTAGTTGTGAATAAGCTTCGAGGTATTCTGAATGTTGCTGCAATCAAAGCTCCTGGGTTTGGTGAAAGAAGGAAGGCTCTTCTTCAAGATATTGCCATTGTAACAGgtattctttgaatttgcttactTAATTGTGTGTTGATGTCCTGTACTTCGTTACTGTTACTACAATTGGGATTTAGCTGTCAACTTTGTTTAGCACCTGTCATATTCTcatttatgaattatttagaatcatttgttctataaaaaaaattctaaacctAATGAGGGCCTGAGACAGTCTATGAATGGCATATGGTAACTTTAATGGATTTTCTTTTAGGGCACTTGGGTACTGAGCCAGCTATCACAGGGTCAGAAAATTTCTGTTGGATTTAAAGCTGATAATTTGTCTAAAACCAACTTTGTACACAAACTTTTATCCGTTGCCCATCTTATCTAGTTATTATATGCCATTAGCTTTGAtttgtttacatttctatttgttGTTTGAAAACCCTCCTCTAGTATTGCCTTCAGGGCAAGCAAAATTATAATTGCATTCCTCAACTTGCATGTTACTTTTTCCCCCTCTTGAATTCATGGATTTGGATTATTGTGATTTCTGCATACTGGTCATATATGCCAAACTGATTTGGTATGCCTTACTTTGGTTTTGAGAGTATCTGGTTATTTAGGTAAATAAAATGACTTTCTAGTTGAGAGTTaattaattcatttttttttaaatgatagctGTCTTGTATCCTTTGACTACTCAGTTCTTTATTTTTCTCCCAATAGAACTGAAAGTTTATATTCTCCTTTCATTGTCACCAAGAGACTGCTACATTTGATAATTTAATTGTTGTCTTTTTGAAGCATTCTTTTTTACATTTATCTCTGCTGTTCTATTTCTTATCCAAGTATCAAACTAGGACCATTTTCTAACCAGCATCTGAATATTACTTATTGCTTTTCCTGTTTGGTGTTTATTTTTCGATCATATGGCAAAAGGTAGTTGACAAGCTTAAACTGATACAACATTTGACAGACGATGCACTTAATACTTCTGTAATGATGATTTAACCATTAGTTGtactattttcttcttttgagttACCCGAAACTCAATGCTTTTGAAAATCGAAATgctattattttttcttatttctggCCATCTATTGTGCTGTCTTTTGTTTAGGAGCTGAATTCCAAGCCAAAGATCTTGGCTTACTGATTGAAAACGTATCGGTTGAGCAACTGGGAACAGCAAGGAAGATCACAATTGCCCAGACTTCTACTACCATTATTGCTGATGCAGCATCCAAGGATGAGATTCAGGCCAGAATTGCCCAGTTGAAAAAGGAGCTTGCTGAGACAGACTCGGTGTATGATTCTGAGAAGCTAGCCGAGAGGATTGCTAAGCTCTCAGGTGGTGTGGCAGTTATAAAGGTCGGTGCTGCAACGGAGACAGAACTCGAAGACCGCAAGCTCAGAATTGAGGATGCCAAGAATGCCACTTTTGCTGCTATAGAGGAAGGCATAGTTCCTGGTGGAGGTGCTGCGCTGGTTCACCTCTCTACCACTGTACCTGCCATCAAAGACAAGATTGAAGATGCAGATGAGCGCATTGGAGCTGACATTGTGCAAAAAGTAAGTCATGGTATTATTACATTCAAGCTTCTTCTCCTACAGATTCATCAAACTCCAATCATCATCTGTGGACCAGACTTCAAGTATTTTCTTTCATAATTTAGACTAATTTGCGATTGTACAGGCACTGGTGGCACCTGCAGCTTTGATTGCAGACAATGCAGGTGTAGAAGGGGAAGTTGTGGTAGAGAAAATTAAGGACAGCGAATGGGAGATTGGTTACAATGCTATGACCGACAAGTACGAAAATCTAGTGGAAGCTGGAGTTATCGATCCAGCTAAAGTGACACGGTGTGCCCTGCAAAATGCTGCATCTGTTGCTGGAATGGTGTTGACGACACAGGCGATTGTCGTGGATAAGCCTAAGCCAAAGGCTCCTGTGGCTGGACCAGCTGAAGGAAGTCTCGCCATCTAATCATTCTTATGTGGCCTTGCAGAATTAGGTTACATGTTATATTTGGATGCCACTCTTGGAGCATTTTTTTCAAAGTTCGGTTATCGGTTCCATCATCGACATTTTTGTGCTGCCTTTTTACCTTTGATGTCATAACCTCTCGAGATTATGTTTGAAAAAGTAGGGAAAGGTCTATTGATGTTGTCTggaaaaatatttgatgtttgttATCTCAACAGCTGAAGCTTGAAATGTGAATGTGCAACGTCGTCTCATCGGCGAAGCTTACGGACACTACTCTATCAGATAGGAAGGTACCCATCTCCATATCAATAGGAAGGTACAATGAATAAGATCGTAAACATCAAAAAGTCAACTTCCTAGTAGTTATACCATGATACTCATGTCTTTAGAACTAACTATCATCATAGATACTGTTAGGCACATCAACACTTAACTCTtttgttgacaagagaagaaccaaTCAAATCTTGAAGAAGCCAACATGTATTGTCCGTTTCATCATACTGCAATGCATAATGGCAGTGTAGGCAAGTGTCTTGATCCAAAGTAATTAAGCTTTAAGCTAAGTCTTCTTTCATTTCCAATATGGACTTACCATAGATATTATAGTTTCTCTCACTTAAGGACCTGAATCAAATCTTAGCAACATATATATGAGACTTTGTCCAATGGTGACTGATGTATCTCTGACCTTATCTACCTGGTAACCTACTCTGCAAGGTATTGATTGCATTTGCTTGTATAAGAATTGTAACATATCCTATATATAATAGTTTCATGGTAATTAGCCTCTTTTGTTTTGTATGGCTAAGATAAGAGAGTTTACGTAACTATGATGGAGGTTATGTAATAGCAATCCCATAGTCACAAAAACTGTaaatttgtgatgaaaatattaGAACTATAATGATGGAGATGTGTCATATAGTAAAACTTAAGCTTTACATGCATTACTACTACCATGAACATGTAACAAATCTAAAAATTTTCACATAGTGAAGAATGCGTGTAATATGAATCACAAAATAAGTATAAGTTTGGTAATTTACTGTACAAATGATGGTGCATGTGGTGGTCAATCTATGTCAAGCCATTGTATATTTGTTAGAGCATTATAATCTTGATGTTAGTGGTGATAGAGAGCTTCTCAGAGTCTTGTCGTCGAGCTTCTcagggtcttatcgtcgctctgataccaattgataagaccctaaagtcttatcgtaaaataaataaaaaaaatgataaggctctgataccaaatgataatatcctaaagtcttatcgtcgctccgataccaattgataagaccttaaggtcttatcgtggaagaaagaggagaaaatgataataattatttcgagggggatcgacctccttaatcacttcgaggggatcgactttAGACACTTTTCAAgcaagcatgcatgcatgcattttgAAGAGTTCATCACATGTGATCTTCAAAAACTGAATTTATATCTTCAAAAACTTCAAGAAATAAGTGCGAAATTAATGGGTATTTGTCAGTGTGAACTAATGCATTTTAGTAAATCATCTGAGGAATCAGATGATGCAAATGTTCAGCAATTACTTCTGTGCAGAAGGACAGGAACTATTGCTGCACGCAAGAACAAGCAGTCGACTTGTTACTGTTTAGAAGTGCTAATTAGGATGTTTGCTCATTGTACATTTTAAGTCAGACTTGTTAAACCAAAAACCTATTGAATCAAGCAATGCTAAATACCAAGCCATTGTTGTCACATGTGTACTAACCTGTGTTATTGCAGATGTACCTGCAGGTCATGtgggttagagagagagagagagagagagagagagagagagagaagggtgcTTGAAGGCAATAAAGCATGAAGATTCAGCTTGTGCAAACCATTTATTGTACTTCAAATGGAGGAATGGAGTATATACCTTTGGAATATGTGTTGTGTAAATGTTAATCTACAAAATGGCTTGTGAGAGTCTGGTAGATTTCTAATAAGTGATCAGGAGTGATGTCAATTGCTGGACATCTCAGTAAATGATATCCCTGAGAGTTGTCCTCACTGAAGCTTACAACTTACCAGAGGAGGTTTGATATTAGATTCTGAAACTATGTTATCAGAGGAGGTTTGATGAAGCATCAAAATCAAAGGAAACAAGAACCATTCCAGAAAATATATTCTTCAGATCATATGGTAATTATCCTGCCATCTCCTCTGAATTATAAGGTTAATTAATGGCATTTTTCAGGGAACAATTAGTACCTGTGTTTGCATGCAATGTTGTGATCCGTTAGAACGGTAGATTGAGACGCAAACTGGAAAAGAGAAAGCAAATACAATGGCTGATTGCTTGTCATGGAGGCAAACATACTGTCCGCACTCCACGCAGCAGCCAGCCACAGCCTTTTCCTGGGATTAGTCGCTTATTGCCGATGCAGCATCATCAAGATTCTCATTTGGAATCATAGCTTGACGACGCAATTTATGTGAATCTTGAAGATGATGCACCCGCAAACATCGACTGCTCTCAACCATTAATGACCCTCAAACGCTCCAGAAAGCGAGGCGGACCCGAGAACGAAGACATTGTagacagagagggagagagggggtGTGAGGCGTGTGGATAGGACGGATTAATGGGTGAAAGCATCTCTGGATTTGGATCAAAACGATCCCATGAAAAACTAAGTACAGATCTTTGCACATGATTAAGACGTAGAGATCAATATTGGTTCTGGCCGCCACAAACATCTCGCTGGAGCagataagaagaagaaagaagagtgcAAAGATCAGATTGATCTTCCGGTTTGAAGTGGGTCTTACTGGTTAGAGAAAAGACTGCGCATGTGAAAGGAACTATGTGCTGCCGGTCAACGCAGGAAGAAGACTAGAAGAACTTGATCGAGTAAACGCATTGCAGCCACAGAACCTGAAACCCGATCccagagatgagagagagagagagagagagagactggttTATCTCTAGCTTTGGGGTGTGGCCTTCATTGCCATGGGAAGGAAAGATCTTAAGAATGAGGACTATGTTTCTACCAATTTTGTCCGACACCATCTAAGCTACCTGTCATATGATTGGAGAAAACTTCGGGACCCATCTTCGAATCCAATAACCATGCAGAAGGGAGATTCATGTAAATGATGTGAGTGATCTGATCGGAAGATTCACCCTTTGTCACCCCTGAAACATTGCAGGGTTGACGTCGCGTGATTCATATGCTTGTGTGAGGCGACGAACCCACGGCAATTTTCGCTGATGATTCGATCAGCTAACTCAAAGTAactgaagaagaaaagaagatgatgatgaagatggaCGGCTGACCTCCCTaaattgatctctctctctctctctctctctctctctcgagtttATATGAACTCCAGCGTGAGTAGGGTTTAAGGGAACAGCTGCACAGTGGCCATAGCTTTGGAAACATTAAACAGCATCAAGCCGAGCACCATCAATAACCCGTAAACTATCTCCATCTCTATCTTTCTTCAAGTGACGCACGATCTCCCTCGTCTTGCACTCATgagcgaggaagaagaagatccaCCGGGCGTGTTGATGTTGGGTACTGAACATTCTGTGGCACTCTTTTCCATGTTGTAAGCAACACTAGTTCGCATCCGTGGCTCTCTCGTTAACTCCTTTGGACGTGGATTGGAGCTGGACCACGTAGAGTATAGTCTACCTTGGACCACGGACAATGCTCTACTGGCAGTGGTGCCAAACTGCGTTCTTGCCTGCAATTATCATTGTACTGAGTCGTAAGTCGCAAGTGAGatgcagaggaagaggaagaccaTCGGACTTGGCAGCTTTGACGTTTCTTGCACTCGCGTGTTCATCGATGACCTCGCAGAACACGCTCATACAGCgaacgagcgagagagagagagagagagagagagagagagagagagagagagagagagagatggtgccATTGCTGTGCAGCACGAAGCGTGTGCTCTGAGAGCACCATATATGATATCACGGGAATCACACCTCAGCTTACATATGTCCGTCATCAAGCATCCTATGACTCGAAATTTCGAACATTTCTTAAGAAGATACGGCAATCAATGGAGAAAACGTAGAATGTCGATCAACACAGGGAAAAGGATAGTTACTTTAATCGTCCAAAGACGGGCAGCTGCGGCTTGAGATGATTCGTATCAGCGCAGCGTACCGAAAGCCCAGCCTCGATCGTCGCAAGCCGGGCCGATGGGCCGAACACCATGAAATTTATCAGGGTGACGTTGCCCTCTCGCGTGGGGCCCATTCGTGAGATCGGGGATCGCTGACAtcacccctttgacgtgtctcttcTCTGATTTGCTTGTTagaattatctttttttaatattaattatataattcttTCACAACTCTTTGGACATTATTAGAActgtatcttttttattttaatatatattattcttTAATCGAAAAATCGGTGACTGATAGACTTGAGCTCTCTCCACAATAATAACCCCCAGCAGATCGCCTCTCCTATCTGTAAGtgcgaactctctctctctctctctctctctccctgaaAGATGACGCCGATCCATTCCCGCAATCCCTCGTTCCTCATCTCCCTCTCGTTCCTCAACTCCCTCCTCTGCCTTATCGATGTGTGTGTAAGTTTGGGTTCTTCCCATCCTACACCTCCCCCTCTTCCCATTGCGCCGCTGCCCTCCGCCGCGCAGCTCCGGTGGCAGCTGGGCGAGATGGCTCTCTTCCTCCACTTCGGCCCCAACACCTTCACCGACTCTGAGTGGGGCTCCGGCCACGCACCCCCCTCCGTCTTCCGCCCGGGCTCCCTCGACGCCCGCCAGTGGGCGCGGACCGCTGCCGCTGGCGGATTCGCCCGGGTGGTCCTCACCGCCAAGCACCACGATGGATTCTGTCTATGGCCCTCCGCCTATACTGACTACTCCGTCCGGTCGAGCCCCTGGCGCGCTGGCCGGGGCGACGTGGTGGCGGAGCTGGCGGCTGCCGCGAGGGAGTATGGGATCGGCATGGGCGTCTACCTCTCCCCGTGGGATCGGCACGATCCGTCCTATGGGAGCACGGTGAAGTACAATGAGTATTATCTGGGGCAGATGACCGAGTTGCTGACCAAGTATGGGAATTCCTGTTGCTTCTCTACCGTTTAATTGCTTCTCTTAACAAAGATCTTGGCTCAAGGTCGTAGCTTTCGCAAATTTGAGGTTCCTGATCAAAATTCATCTTTTTTCTGCGTTTCTTTTGTGTATTATGTCACTTTATGTCATATATACAAGATAATTTCCCTGCTTTCCTTCA belongs to Musa acuminata AAA Group cultivar baxijiao chromosome BXJ1-11, Cavendish_Baxijiao_AAA, whole genome shotgun sequence and includes:
- the LOC103972096 gene encoding ruBisCO large subunit-binding protein subunit alpha; the encoded protein is MASANAISTASILRSASPRQESLGRRVSQRHGHGYEGRRKLVVRAMAKDIAFDQNSRSSLQAGVEKLANAVGVTLGPRGRNVVLDEYGAPKVVNDGVTIARAIELADPMENAGAALIREVASKTNDSAGDGTTTASVLAREIIKLGLLSVTSGANPVSIKKGIDKTVSGLVEELEKKARPVKGRNDIKAIATISAGNDEFIGTMIADAIDKVGPDGVLSIESSSSFETTVDVEEGMEIDRGYISPQFVTNPEKLLVEFEDAKVLVTDQKISTIKEIIPLLEKTTQLRTPLLIIAEDVTGEALATLVVNKLRGILNVAAIKAPGFGERRKALLQDIAIVTGAEFQAKDLGLLIENVSVEQLGTARKITIAQTSTTIIADAASKDEIQARIAQLKKELAETDSVYDSEKLAERIAKLSGGVAVIKVGAATETELEDRKLRIEDAKNATFAAIEEGIVPGGGAALVHLSTTVPAIKDKIEDADERIGADIVQKALVAPAALIADNAGVEGEVVVEKIKDSEWEIGYNAMTDKYENLVEAGVIDPAKVTRCALQNAASVAGMVLTTQAIVVDKPKPKAPVAGPAEGSLAI